A genomic window from Pseudomonas argentinensis includes:
- the lnt gene encoding apolipoprotein N-acyltransferase, whose amino-acid sequence MNRLFQPGWPGNLIALLAGALTTLALAPYGIWPLVLLSIALLYRGLRALTPRQAAWRGWWYGFGLFASGTSWVYVSIHDYGAASPPLAAFLTLGFVAGLGLFFALATWLWALCLRRDSAPLGDALAFAALWVAQEAFRGWFLTGFPWLYAGYSQLDGPMAGLAPVGGVWLLSFALALSAALLVNLPRLIGNKPQLAEALVLLIAPWLLGAAFKEHAWTAPAGAPLSVAALQGNVEQNLKWDPAQLNAQLALYRDMSFASKPVDILVWPETAVPVLKDQAIGYLSMMDRFASDRQSALITGVPLRQPNAEGDMRYYNGVSVIGQGSGDYLKQRLVPFGEYVPLQDLLRGLIAFFDLPMSDFARGEHDQPLLEAKGHRLATFICYEVVYPEFAAELAAQSDLLLTVSNDTWFGTSIGPLQHLQMAQMRALEAGRWMIRATNNGVTVLIDPFGRITERLPQFEQATLYGEVQPMQHLTPYLRWRSWPLIILCSLLAGWALVRRRRDTN is encoded by the coding sequence ATGAACCGACTGTTCCAACCCGGCTGGCCCGGCAACCTGATCGCCCTGCTGGCCGGCGCGCTGACCACCCTGGCGCTGGCCCCCTACGGCATCTGGCCGTTGGTGCTGCTGTCCATCGCCCTGCTCTACCGCGGCCTGCGGGCACTGACGCCGCGCCAGGCCGCCTGGCGTGGCTGGTGGTACGGCTTCGGGCTGTTCGCCTCGGGCACCAGTTGGGTGTACGTGAGCATTCACGATTACGGCGCCGCTTCGCCGCCGCTGGCCGCCTTCCTGACCCTGGGTTTCGTCGCCGGCCTCGGTCTGTTCTTCGCCCTCGCCACCTGGCTGTGGGCCCTGTGCCTGCGCCGCGACAGCGCGCCACTGGGCGATGCCCTGGCGTTCGCCGCGCTGTGGGTGGCCCAGGAAGCGTTTCGCGGCTGGTTCCTTACCGGCTTTCCCTGGCTCTATGCCGGCTACAGCCAGCTCGACGGTCCCATGGCCGGCCTGGCGCCGGTCGGCGGCGTGTGGCTGCTGTCGTTCGCCCTGGCACTGAGCGCGGCGCTGCTGGTCAACCTGCCACGCCTCATTGGCAACAAGCCGCAGCTGGCCGAGGCCCTGGTGCTGCTGATCGCCCCCTGGCTGCTCGGCGCGGCGTTCAAGGAACACGCCTGGACCGCCCCGGCCGGCGCGCCGCTGAGCGTCGCGGCGCTCCAGGGCAACGTGGAACAGAACCTCAAGTGGGACCCGGCCCAGCTCAATGCCCAGCTGGCGCTGTACCGCGACATGAGCTTCGCCAGCAAGCCGGTGGACATCCTGGTGTGGCCGGAGACCGCAGTACCGGTGCTCAAGGACCAGGCCATCGGCTACCTGAGCATGATGGATCGCTTCGCCAGCGACCGGCAGAGCGCGCTGATCACCGGCGTGCCGCTCCGCCAGCCCAATGCCGAGGGCGACATGCGCTATTACAATGGCGTCAGCGTGATCGGCCAGGGCAGTGGCGACTACCTCAAGCAGCGCCTGGTGCCGTTCGGTGAGTACGTGCCACTGCAGGACCTGCTGCGCGGGTTGATCGCCTTCTTCGACCTGCCGATGTCCGACTTCGCCCGCGGCGAACATGACCAGCCGCTGCTCGAAGCCAAGGGCCACCGCCTGGCGACCTTCATCTGCTACGAAGTGGTGTATCCCGAATTCGCCGCCGAGCTGGCGGCGCAGAGCGACCTGCTGCTGACGGTCAGCAACGACACCTGGTTCGGCACCTCCATCGGCCCGCTGCAGCACCTGCAGATGGCGCAGATGCGCGCCCTGGAGGCCGGCCGCTGGATGATCCGCGCCACCAACAACGGCGTGACCGTGCTGATCGACCCGTTCGGGCGCATCACCGAGCGCCTGCCGCAGTTCGAGCAGGCCACGCTGTACGGCGAGGTGCAACCGATGCAGCACCTGACGCCCTATCTGCGCTGGCGCTCCTGGCCGCTGATCATTCTCTGCAGCCTGCTGGCCGGCTGGGCGCTGGTGCGGCGGCGCCGGGATACGAACTAA
- a CDS encoding HlyC/CorC family transporter: MSEDRSSNEQKSWLNKLTQAFAHEPKNRQELLEVLRDAHQNKLLDSEALAIVEGAIQVADLQVRDIMVPRSQVVTIKASQSPKEFLPVIIEAAHSRYPVIGETLDDVLGILLAKDLLPLLLADQPDFNIRDMLRPATFVPESKRLNVLLREFRANHNHMAVVIDEYGGVAGLVTIEDVLEQIVGDIEDEHDVEEDSYVKPLPSGDFLVKALTPIDHFNETFTTAFSDDEFDTVGGLVMSAFGHLPKRNEVTVIGEFRFRVLNADSRRVHLLRLTPLAR; this comes from the coding sequence ATGAGCGAAGACCGATCGAGCAACGAGCAGAAGTCCTGGTTGAACAAACTGACCCAGGCTTTTGCTCATGAGCCGAAAAACCGCCAGGAACTGCTGGAAGTCCTGCGCGATGCCCACCAGAACAAACTGCTCGACAGCGAGGCCCTGGCCATCGTCGAGGGCGCCATCCAGGTCGCCGACCTGCAGGTTCGCGACATCATGGTGCCGCGCTCCCAGGTGGTGACCATCAAGGCCAGCCAGTCTCCCAAGGAATTCCTGCCGGTGATCATCGAGGCGGCGCACTCGCGCTACCCGGTGATCGGCGAAACCCTCGACGACGTGCTCGGCATCCTGCTGGCCAAGGATCTGCTGCCGCTGCTGCTGGCCGATCAGCCCGACTTCAACATCCGCGACATGCTGCGCCCGGCCACCTTCGTGCCCGAATCCAAGCGCCTCAACGTGTTGCTGCGCGAGTTTCGCGCCAACCACAACCACATGGCGGTGGTGATCGACGAATACGGTGGCGTCGCCGGCCTGGTGACCATCGAGGACGTGCTGGAGCAGATCGTCGGCGATATCGAGGACGAGCACGACGTCGAGGAGGACAGCTACGTCAAGCCGCTGCCCAGCGGCGACTTCCTGGTCAAGGCGCTGACGCCCATCGATCACTTCAACGAAACCTTCACCACCGCTTTCTCCGACGACGAGTTCGACACCGTCGGCGGCCTGGTGATGAGTGCCTTCGGCCACCTGCCCAAGCGCAACGAGGTAACGGTGATCGGCGAGTTCCGCTTTCGCGTGCTCAATGCCGACAGCCGCCGCGTGCACCTGCTGCGCCTGACACCGCTGGCCCGCTGA
- the ybeY gene encoding rRNA maturation RNase YbeY → MIELDLQVASVAGRLPAQADFQAWCAIALRQRSADSELTIRLVDEAEGRELNHTWRGKDYATNVLSFPADVPDELLDIPLLGDLVICVPVVEREAVEQGKTLDAHWAHLVIHGCLHLLGYDHIEDEEAEEMEALERLLLAELGHPDPYAGDE, encoded by the coding sequence ATGATCGAACTGGACCTGCAGGTCGCCAGCGTTGCTGGCCGCCTGCCCGCGCAGGCCGATTTCCAGGCCTGGTGCGCGATCGCCCTGCGCCAGCGCAGCGCCGACTCGGAATTGACCATCCGCCTGGTGGACGAAGCCGAAGGCCGCGAGCTCAACCACACCTGGCGCGGCAAGGACTACGCCACCAACGTATTGTCCTTTCCGGCCGACGTACCGGACGAGTTACTGGATATCCCGCTGCTTGGCGACCTGGTGATCTGCGTGCCGGTGGTCGAGCGCGAGGCCGTCGAGCAAGGCAAGACCTTGGATGCGCACTGGGCGCATCTGGTGATACACGGCTGTTTGCATCTCCTGGGCTACGACCACATCGAGGATGAGGAAGCCGAGGAAATGGAAGCGCTGGAACGATTATTGCTCGCCGAGCTGGGTCATCCCGACCCCTATGCCGGCGATGAATGA
- a CDS encoding PhoH family protein, which yields MNTTSTPHRFTLEPFEAKRFANLSGQFDEHLRLIESRLGIEIRNRGNQFELLGEPGQTTSAENLLRRLYRETDSTELSPDMVHLFLQESGIEELNSPSSHGDVALRTRKGMIRPRGANQQRYVKAILDHDINFGIGPAGTGKTYLAVAAAVDALEREQIRRILLVRPAVEAGEKLGFLPGDLSQKIDPYLRPLYDALYEMLGFEQVAKLIEKQVIEVAPLAYMRGRTLNNSFIILDESQNTTMEQMKMFLTRIGFGSTAVITGDVTQVDLPRGTKSGLKHVIEVLRDVPGISFTHFLPKDVVRHPLVQRIVEAYERFDAEHQPFDRRPADNDPGARSEP from the coding sequence TTGAATACCACCTCGACACCTCATCGCTTCACCCTCGAGCCCTTCGAAGCCAAGCGCTTCGCCAACCTCAGCGGGCAATTCGACGAGCACCTGCGCCTGATCGAATCGCGCCTGGGCATCGAGATCCGCAACCGCGGCAACCAGTTCGAGCTGCTGGGCGAGCCCGGGCAGACCACCTCGGCCGAGAACCTGCTGCGTCGCCTGTACCGGGAAACCGACAGCACCGAGCTGTCCCCGGACATGGTGCACCTGTTCCTGCAGGAATCCGGTATCGAGGAACTCAACAGCCCCAGCAGCCACGGCGATGTCGCCCTGCGCACGCGCAAGGGCATGATCCGGCCGCGTGGCGCCAACCAGCAGCGCTACGTCAAGGCGATCCTCGACCACGACATCAACTTCGGCATCGGCCCGGCCGGTACCGGCAAGACCTATCTGGCTGTCGCTGCTGCGGTGGACGCCCTGGAGCGCGAGCAGATTCGTCGCATCCTGCTGGTGCGCCCGGCGGTCGAGGCCGGCGAAAAACTCGGCTTCCTGCCCGGTGACCTGTCGCAGAAGATCGACCCCTACCTGCGCCCGCTCTACGATGCCCTGTACGAGATGCTCGGCTTCGAGCAGGTGGCCAAGCTGATCGAGAAGCAGGTGATCGAGGTCGCGCCGCTGGCCTACATGCGCGGCCGCACGCTGAACAACAGCTTCATCATTCTCGACGAGAGCCAGAACACCACCATGGAACAGATGAAGATGTTCCTGACCCGTATCGGTTTCGGCTCCACCGCGGTGATCACCGGCGACGTCACCCAGGTCGACCTGCCCCGCGGCACCAAGAGCGGCCTCAAGCACGTCATCGAAGTGCTCAGGGACGTACCGGGCATCAGCTTCACCCACTTCCTGCCCAAGGACGTGGTGCGCCACCCGCTGGTGCAGCGCATCGTCGAGGCCTACGAGCGCTTCGATGCCGAGCACCAGCCGTTCGACCGCCGCCCGGCGGACAACGACCCGGGAGCGCGTTCCGAGCCATGA
- the miaB gene encoding tRNA (N6-isopentenyl adenosine(37)-C2)-methylthiotransferase MiaB, with amino-acid sequence MTKKLYIETHGCQMNEYDSSRMVDLLGEHQALEVTDRPEDADVILLNTCSIREKAQDKVFSQLGRWRELKLENPDLVIGVGGCVASQEGAAIRDRAPYVDVVFGPQTLHRLPEMIDAARVTKTAQVDISFPEIEKFDRLPEPRVDGPSAFVSVMEGCSKYCTFCVVPYTRGEEVSRPLDDVLGEIIHLAENGVREVTLLGQNVNGYRGETRDGGIADFAELLYLVAAIDGIDRIRYTTSHPLEFSDALIRAHAEIPELVKFLHLPVQSGSDRILAAMKRNHTALEYKSRIRKLKAAVPDIVISSDFIIGFPGETEKDFEQTMRLVQDVGFDFSYSFVYSARPGTPAADLVDDTPEAVKKQRLQILQNRLNQQGFENSRRMVGSVQRILVSDFSKKDPGKLQGKTENNRFVNFPCDNPRLIGQFVDVHIDEALPHSLRGTLIERH; translated from the coding sequence ATGACCAAGAAGCTCTATATCGAAACCCACGGTTGCCAGATGAACGAGTACGACAGCTCGCGCATGGTCGACCTGCTGGGCGAGCATCAGGCCCTGGAGGTTACCGATCGGCCGGAGGATGCCGACGTCATCCTGCTCAACACCTGCTCGATCCGCGAGAAGGCCCAGGACAAGGTGTTCTCCCAGCTCGGCCGCTGGCGCGAGCTGAAACTGGAGAACCCCGACCTGGTGATCGGCGTCGGTGGCTGCGTGGCCAGCCAGGAAGGCGCGGCGATCCGCGACCGCGCGCCCTACGTCGACGTGGTCTTCGGCCCGCAGACCCTGCACCGTCTGCCGGAGATGATCGACGCCGCCCGGGTGACCAAGACCGCCCAGGTGGACATTTCCTTCCCCGAAATCGAGAAGTTCGACCGCCTGCCAGAACCCCGTGTGGACGGCCCCAGCGCCTTCGTCTCGGTGATGGAAGGCTGCAGCAAGTACTGCACCTTCTGCGTGGTGCCCTACACCCGTGGCGAGGAAGTCAGCCGGCCGCTGGACGATGTGCTCGGCGAGATCATCCACCTGGCCGAAAACGGGGTGCGCGAAGTGACCCTGCTCGGCCAGAACGTCAATGGCTACCGCGGCGAAACCCGTGACGGCGGCATCGCCGACTTCGCCGAACTGCTGTACCTGGTGGCCGCCATCGACGGCATCGACCGCATTCGCTATACCACCAGCCATCCGCTGGAATTCTCCGACGCGCTGATCCGCGCCCACGCCGAGATCCCGGAGCTGGTGAAATTCCTCCACCTGCCGGTGCAATCGGGCTCGGACCGCATCCTGGCGGCCATGAAGCGCAACCACACCGCCCTGGAATACAAATCGCGCATCCGCAAGCTCAAGGCCGCGGTGCCGGACATCGTCATCAGCTCGGACTTCATCATCGGGTTCCCCGGCGAGACCGAGAAGGATTTCGAGCAGACCATGAGACTGGTGCAGGACGTCGGCTTCGACTTCTCCTACTCCTTCGTCTACAGCGCGCGCCCCGGCACGCCGGCGGCCGACCTGGTCGACGACACCCCGGAAGCCGTCAAGAAGCAGCGCCTGCAGATCCTGCAGAACCGCCTAAACCAGCAGGGCTTCGAGAACAGCCGGCGCATGGTCGGCAGCGTGCAGCGCATCCTGGTCAGCGACTTCTCGAAAAAGGATCCGGGCAAGTTGCAGGGCAAGACCGAGAACAACCGCTTCGTCAACTTCCCGTGCGACAACCCGCGCCTGATCGGCCAGTTCGTCGACGTGCATATCGACGAGGCGCTGCCGCACTCCTTGCGTGGCACCCTGATCGAACGCCATTGA
- a CDS encoding DUF1820 family protein, with protein sequence MTKRDPIYKVIFLNQGQVYEMYAKQIFQSDLWGFLEIEEFVFGERSQLVVDPSEEKLKAQFDGVVRSFVPMHSIVRIDEVERLGTPKISEAKGGGNVMPFPMPPLPEK encoded by the coding sequence ATGACCAAGCGCGACCCCATCTACAAGGTGATCTTTCTCAATCAGGGCCAGGTGTACGAGATGTACGCCAAGCAGATCTTCCAGAGCGATCTGTGGGGCTTTCTGGAGATCGAGGAATTCGTGTTCGGTGAGCGCTCGCAACTGGTGGTCGATCCCAGCGAGGAGAAGCTCAAGGCGCAGTTCGACGGCGTGGTGCGCAGCTTCGTGCCGATGCATTCGATCGTGCGTATCGACGAGGTGGAGCGCCTCGGCACGCCGAAGATCAGTGAAGCCAAGGGCGGCGGCAATGTGATGCCGTTCCCGATGCCACCCCTGCCGGAGAAATGA
- a CDS encoding tetratricopeptide repeat protein produces the protein MKRTGRTLSLGCLLLLLPTLGVADGNSLLIPATGSCSLNVAPEDLSAALQACQQSAEGGDAQAQYELGEFYYEGRAGERDLPQALNWFEHASLQGHAQAQYRLGMMFFRGEGVAANKVQAYIVLKMAAVNGSDEAMDGADEVAMQMPRAEQEVATQVLGQIFRNYLQELQAADSLSPFAPLK, from the coding sequence ATGAAGCGCACCGGCCGCACCCTGTCCCTGGGCTGCCTGTTGCTCCTGCTGCCAACGCTCGGCGTGGCGGATGGAAACTCATTGCTGATCCCGGCGACCGGGAGCTGCTCGCTCAACGTCGCCCCCGAAGACCTGTCCGCCGCGCTGCAAGCCTGCCAACAGAGCGCCGAAGGCGGGGATGCCCAGGCCCAGTACGAGCTGGGCGAGTTCTACTACGAGGGCCGCGCCGGCGAGCGCGACCTGCCCCAGGCGCTTAACTGGTTCGAACACGCGTCCCTGCAGGGCCATGCCCAGGCGCAGTATCGCCTGGGCATGATGTTCTTTCGCGGCGAAGGCGTGGCGGCCAACAAGGTGCAGGCCTACATCGTGCTGAAGATGGCCGCGGTCAACGGCTCGGATGAAGCGATGGACGGCGCCGACGAGGTGGCCATGCAGATGCCCCGCGCCGAGCAGGAAGTCGCCACCCAGGTGCTGGGGCAGATCTTCCGCAACTACCTGCAGGAACTGCAGGCCGCCGACAGCCTGTCGCCGTTCGCCCCGCTGAAATAG
- the hemL gene encoding glutamate-1-semialdehyde 2,1-aminomutase gives MSRSETLFANAQKHIPGGVNSPVRAFKSVGGTPLFFKHAEGAYVTDEDDKRYVDYVGSWGPMILGHSHPEVLDAVRRQLDHGLSYGAPTAMETEMADLVCSIVPSMDMVRMVSSGTEATMSAIRLARGYTGRDAIIKFEGCYHGHSDSLLVKAGSGLLTQGVPSSAGVPADFAKHTLTLPFNDIAAVEKTLSEVGGSVACIIVEPVAGNMNCVPPAPGFLEGLREQCDEHGVVLIFDEVMTGFRVALGGAQAHYGVTPDLSTFGKIVGGGMPVGCFGGKRAVMERIAPLGPVYQAGTLSGNPLAMAAGLTTLRLISRPGFHAELTDYTSRLLQGLQDRADAAGIPFVTTQAGGMFGLYFSGADDIVTFDDVMASDAERFKRFFHLMLEGGVYLAPSAFEAGFTSIAHGEAELKLTLDAAERAFAALKQG, from the coding sequence ATGTCCCGCTCCGAAACCCTTTTCGCCAACGCCCAGAAACACATTCCCGGCGGTGTGAACTCACCGGTGCGCGCCTTCAAGAGCGTGGGTGGCACACCGCTGTTCTTCAAGCACGCCGAAGGCGCCTACGTCACCGACGAAGACGACAAGCGCTATGTCGACTACGTAGGCTCCTGGGGCCCGATGATCCTCGGCCACAGCCACCCCGAGGTGCTCGACGCGGTGCGCCGCCAGCTTGACCACGGCCTGTCCTACGGCGCACCGACCGCCATGGAAACCGAGATGGCCGATCTGGTCTGCTCCATCGTGCCGTCCATGGACATGGTGCGCATGGTCAGCTCGGGCACCGAGGCGACCATGAGCGCCATCCGCCTGGCCCGTGGCTACACCGGACGAGACGCCATCATCAAGTTCGAAGGCTGCTACCACGGCCACTCCGACAGCCTGCTGGTCAAGGCCGGCTCCGGCCTGCTGACCCAGGGCGTGCCGAGCTCGGCGGGCGTGCCGGCGGACTTCGCCAAGCACACCCTGACCCTGCCGTTCAACGACATCGCCGCGGTCGAGAAGACCCTGAGCGAAGTCGGCGGCAGCGTGGCCTGCATCATCGTCGAGCCGGTGGCCGGCAACATGAACTGCGTGCCACCGGCGCCGGGCTTCCTCGAAGGCCTGCGCGAGCAATGCGACGAGCACGGCGTGGTGCTGATCTTCGATGAGGTGATGACCGGTTTCCGCGTCGCCCTCGGTGGTGCCCAGGCGCACTATGGCGTCACCCCGGATCTGTCGACCTTCGGCAAGATCGTCGGCGGCGGCATGCCGGTGGGCTGCTTCGGCGGCAAGCGCGCGGTCATGGAACGTATCGCCCCGCTCGGCCCGGTCTACCAGGCCGGTACCCTGTCGGGCAACCCGCTGGCCATGGCCGCCGGCCTGACTACCCTGAGGCTGATCAGCCGCCCGGGCTTTCACGCCGAGCTCACCGACTACACCAGCCGCCTGCTGCAAGGCCTGCAGGATCGCGCCGATGCCGCCGGCATCCCGTTCGTCACCACCCAGGCAGGCGGCATGTTCGGCCTGTACTTCAGCGGCGCCGACGATATCGTTACCTTCGATGACGTGATGGCCAGCGATGCCGAGCGCTTCAAGCGCTTCTTCCACCTGATGCTCGAAGGCGGCGTATACCTGGCGCCAAGCGCCTTCGAGGCCGGTTTCACCTCCATCGCCCATGGCGAGGCCGAGCTGAAACTGACCCTGGACGCCGCCGAGCGCGCCTTCGCCGCCCTCAAGCAGGGGTGA
- the thiE gene encoding thiamine phosphate synthase, with translation MAAPGKLRGLYAITDSALLAGGKLLPYVEAALAGGARLLQYRDKSTNEARRLREAEALRRLCENYRATLIINDDAELAARLGVGLHLGQQDGSLAAARALLGRQAIIGGTCHAQLALAEQAAGEGASYVAFGRFFNSLTKPGAPAASLDLLATARARVALPIVAIGGIDLHNAAPLIERGASMVAVIHALFAADSPAEVERRARAFGALFESN, from the coding sequence ATGGCAGCGCCCGGCAAACTGCGCGGTCTCTACGCCATCACCGACAGCGCGCTGCTCGCCGGCGGCAAGCTGCTGCCCTATGTGGAGGCGGCCCTGGCCGGCGGCGCACGCCTGCTGCAGTACCGCGACAAGTCCACCAACGAGGCCCGTCGCCTGCGCGAAGCCGAAGCGCTGCGCAGGCTGTGCGAGAATTATCGCGCCACGCTGATCATCAATGACGACGCCGAGCTGGCCGCCCGCCTCGGTGTCGGCCTGCACCTTGGCCAGCAGGACGGTTCGCTGGCCGCCGCCCGCGCCCTGCTAGGCCGTCAGGCGATCATCGGCGGCACCTGCCACGCCCAACTGGCACTGGCCGAGCAGGCGGCCGGCGAAGGCGCCAGCTACGTGGCCTTCGGCCGCTTCTTCAACTCACTGACCAAACCCGGCGCCCCGGCCGCCAGCCTCGACCTGCTCGCTACCGCCAGGGCCCGCGTGGCGCTACCGATCGTCGCCATCGGTGGCATCGATCTGCACAACGCCGCCCCGCTGATCGAACGCGGCGCCAGCATGGTGGCCGTGATCCACGCCCTGTTCGCCGCCGATTCGCCCGCCGAGGTCGAGCGCCGCGCGCGCGCCTTCGGCGCCCTGTTCGAATCGAACTGA
- a CDS encoding bifunctional hydroxymethylpyrimidine kinase/phosphomethylpyrimidine kinase, translated as MIDFGLPDYPRSTARLAPSRPVVLCLSGHDPSGGAGLQADIEALLAQGCHAAPAVTALTVQDTVDVSDFRVLDRDWVLAQAQAVIADMPVAAVKLGMLGSVEMVDTVLMIMDQLPGVPLVCDPVLRAGGGGALGKEDVGFAMRERLFAASTIATPNLPEARILAELPDGSADQCAEKLLPYIEHLLITGGHGDESEVHNRLYLRDGSRHDFTCARLPGSYHGSGCTLASTLAGRLALGQDLIGAVQIALDYTWRTLRDAEQPGRGQFVPRRLPLDLS; from the coding sequence ATGATCGACTTTGGCCTCCCCGATTACCCCCGCAGCACCGCCCGCCTCGCCCCGTCGCGCCCGGTGGTGCTGTGCCTGTCCGGCCATGACCCGAGCGGCGGCGCCGGCCTGCAGGCCGACATCGAAGCGCTGCTCGCCCAGGGCTGCCACGCGGCCCCGGCGGTCACCGCGCTGACCGTGCAGGACACCGTCGACGTCAGCGACTTCCGGGTACTGGATCGCGACTGGGTACTGGCCCAGGCCCAGGCGGTGATCGCCGACATGCCGGTGGCGGCGGTCAAGCTGGGCATGCTCGGTTCGGTGGAGATGGTCGACACCGTGCTGATGATCATGGACCAGCTGCCCGGCGTGCCGCTGGTCTGCGACCCGGTGCTGCGTGCCGGTGGCGGCGGCGCCCTGGGCAAGGAAGACGTCGGCTTTGCCATGCGCGAGCGCTTGTTCGCCGCCTCCACCATCGCCACGCCGAACCTGCCCGAAGCGCGCATTCTCGCCGAACTGCCGGATGGCAGCGCGGATCAGTGCGCCGAAAAGCTGCTGCCGTACATCGAACACCTGCTGATCACCGGCGGCCATGGCGACGAAAGCGAGGTCCACAACCGCCTGTACCTGCGTGATGGCAGCCGCCATGACTTCACCTGTGCCCGCCTGCCAGGCAGCTACCACGGCTCGGGCTGCACCCTGGCCAGCACCCTGGCCGGTCGCCTGGCCCTCGGCCAGGACCTGATCGGCGCGGTGCAAATCGCCCTGGACTACACCTGGCGCACCCTGCGCGACGCCGAGCAACCCGGCCGTGGCCAATTCGTGCCACGCCGCCTGCCGCTGGATCTCAGCTGA
- a CDS encoding ABC transporter substrate-binding protein, giving the protein MNNLLRGVALLLCLLPGLVKAEPRVVALSWEATEHLLKLDITPVAVADADRYRAQVARPPLPAWVPSAGSRRAPDLEQLAVLKPDLIVIGEPLEGMRAQLAHIAPVTAYGSLSQEHDSYLVARDDYLALAQRFGREDHALRELAAMQVQVDELHRQLVEHFRGHLPKVAVIRFTSPSAVRVDGGESMIEHALQQLHLQPAYPQPREAVVPVQALASIEEGVVLYIEPFAGQAQLFATREWRAMPFVRADRFAAMPDTWTHGGVFSIQYLAEAIAKALLSLPAP; this is encoded by the coding sequence ATGAACAATCTGTTGCGTGGTGTCGCGTTGCTGCTCTGCCTGCTGCCGGGTCTGGTCAAGGCCGAGCCGCGGGTGGTGGCGCTGAGCTGGGAGGCCACCGAACACCTGCTCAAGCTCGATATCACGCCGGTGGCCGTGGCCGATGCCGATCGGTACCGCGCCCAGGTGGCGCGCCCGCCGCTACCGGCCTGGGTGCCCAGCGCGGGATCGCGGCGCGCGCCGGATCTCGAACAACTGGCCGTACTCAAGCCGGACCTGATCGTCATCGGCGAGCCGCTGGAGGGCATGCGTGCGCAGCTGGCGCACATTGCCCCGGTCACCGCCTATGGCAGCCTGTCCCAGGAACACGACAGCTACCTGGTCGCCCGTGACGACTACCTGGCCCTGGCCCAGCGCTTCGGCCGCGAGGATCATGCGCTGCGCGAACTGGCGGCCATGCAGGTGCAGGTCGATGAATTGCATCGCCAACTGGTCGAGCATTTTCGCGGGCACCTGCCCAAGGTCGCGGTGATCCGCTTCACCTCGCCGAGCGCGGTGCGTGTCGACGGCGGCGAGTCGATGATCGAGCACGCCCTGCAGCAGTTGCACCTGCAGCCCGCCTACCCGCAACCGCGCGAGGCGGTGGTGCCGGTGCAGGCGCTGGCGAGCATCGAGGAGGGCGTGGTGCTGTATATCGAGCCGTTCGCCGGGCAGGCGCAACTATTCGCCACGCGTGAGTGGCGGGCCATGCCGTTCGTGCGCGCCGACCGTTTCGCGGCGATGCCCGACACCTGGACCCACGGCGGCGTGTTCTCCATCCAGTACCTGGCCGAGGCCATCGCCAAGGCCCTGTTGAGTCTGCCGGCGCCCTGA